Below is a genomic region from Astatotilapia calliptera chromosome 13, fAstCal1.2, whole genome shotgun sequence.
ACCAGATGGCACTGAGTGCAGCCTCACCCTTCTACAGAGGCCATGTGTCAGACATCGACTGTCGCTGGGGAGTTATTTCTGCTTCGGTGGACGACAGGACGCAGGAGGAGCGCGGGCTAAAGGTGAGCAGGTGGACCTGAAAACGGCCAGGAGTAGCCATGactttataaatgtgttttattcatttgtagAGGCAGACTTCTGGTGAGTTGTTGGATTTAAAAGGGGCTTTTTGTGTTCCTGTTTCTGACATCTAAAGTCATTAGCTCTTGAGATCCACGGAAGTAACCCGAGTGCAATGGTGAAACTAAGTTACTAGGGAGATTTCCCAACAaagtttgaatgttttttttcttttgagtgcAGTTTTCTGACAGTGCTTTCAAGCAGTTTAATATGATATGAGACTGTGAAACTAACTGCAAAGAGTGCGTGAGCTGCAGGTCAGCATAACCTTTTCATGCTTGATGATGCCAGATGAGCTGAGCTCAGAAAACCCAGTTCAGACCGTCATTTTAGTTCAGGGTACTGATCAGATTTAAAAACCTCGAATGAAAGTGAGTAGCTTTATTTACTCACTGTATTTCTAGTATTTCTAGTCCAGCCGGTGTCAGTAGTGACAGTAGGCACTCTACATCATGGCTTGACCCTTTTATTTGTAAAGTTTATGTCAGTCATGTGTTGCATCATGTGCTTTCATGCTTCCTGGAAACTAATCTCTCGTCGTTCCTCCTATAATGAAGTGCAGTGTCACATCTGTGTGTAGAGGCCAAACTAAGATGCATTTCTGCTTTTGCATAATGCTTTTGCATAAAGGTGCAAGGAACAAAACACTGGAAGTTGTATTATAACCACTGCAGTGACTGAGTATGCTCAGATTTCAGATTATACAGACTTTCTtacatgtgtttaaaaataatttgtaatGATGGCTGTTGTAACTTAAATGATAAATATGTATAGTAAAATGGCCAGAGGACCACTGATGGTCTATGCAGTTTGAGTGTTGTGCTGAGTCCTATCAAGTGGCAGTAGTGGATTTAAAATAGGTTTTAGTCAAACACAAATTTCTGCCGTAAATTTCTTGTCATCAACTACTACTTTACTaactgcttttttccccccctttttcttATGCTTATGATGCTTCTCATCTAACCTTGTAAAGAGccaactttttattttcattactacGTTACTTTTTATTATAGTTTGTTGAAGTGAAAGTGAAGCAGTAacgaaatgtttttctttccttgcagcctttaaaaaacaacaaatacaggATCTTCAAGTCGAGGTATGATTCCATTGACAGCTACCTGTCCTGCTGTGGGGAAAAGTACAATGACATTGATTTGACGATAGACGAGGAGATCTACAAGCAGCTGCTGAGTGCAGGTACTGATTCTGAAAATACAAACGTTTTAGCCACGGGGGAAATTCTAAACGAGATGATCGCGCAGTAATGAAATGAATAATGCATTCTGTGTGAATAGGCATCGACAAGCTCCTGGCCCAGCACATAGCGCATCTTTTTATACGAGACCCACTCTCTGTCTTTGAGGAGAAAATACACTTGGATGACGAGAACGAGTCCGATCACTTTGAGGTGagaatttaaatgattttttagaAGAGGGCCACCTGCATGTAAAAATGCAGTATACACATGGCTGCAGTGTACACGAATATTCATTCAGACTTCTTGCAGAACCTCCAATCAACCAACTGGCAGACGATGAGGTTCAAACCTCCCCCTCCAAACTCTGATATCGGCTGGAGAGTCGAGTTCCGCCCCATGGAGGTACTGCTCACCTCTTTGACTGTTTTGTTGTAATCTGCTTTCAAATTCAGTGATGTGGTGAGTTGtcgtcttattattattattattattattattattaatttttttttttttgccctttctTTCCAGGTGCAGCTCACTGACTTTGAAAACGCTGCATATGTGGTGTTTGTGGTCCTGCTGACCCGTGTGATCCTGTCCTACAAACTGGACTTCATAATCCCGCTGTCAAAGGTGATAACAACCCCACAGTTCTTTTtctaaaaaaggaaattaacCAGTGAGTAGGGTTGTGAATTTTTGTACACAGTGATCTGATACAGGAAGTGTCTTTTATTAGGTGGATGAAAACATGAAGGTCGCGCAGAAGAGAAACGCTGTCCAGGAAGGCATGTTTTACTTCCGCAAGGACATCTTTAAAGgtgcttaaaaaaacagtttatctTTGGATCTGCGCTTGTTGTCAAGGCCTCAGACTGAAGCagctgatatatttattttgcagGCTGCAACCCGGTGCTCGATGGCACCGCGTCTGCTCAAAACGGCTTGGAGTCTGATGGTGCCAATGAGGAGTACACACTGATGAGCATTGACACAATCATCAATGGAAAGGTGAGTTATTCTCCTGCACATGACGTGTGAGCTATGCTGGTGGTAATGACTCAATAGGAAAATGATGTTGAACGACCGtatctgtcattttatttcagttcacCTTTTTTAAGTCACGatcccttctttctttttatttttaacttatttttttttaaatcctgttttcagtCTGTAATGACAGATTTATACTTGTAGTGCAAGTATAGGCCAGTCACGTTTGAGGCATTAGTTGCATGCAGGTTAACCGTTGCTGTGAAGAGCAAAAATGCATTAGACGACAACTGACTTTCATCAGACCGTGACTGAGCTGGGGGGGATTGTATCTCTAGACAAAAATGAGgacctgcagagagaagagtTCATTTTTGCTTCGATAACCACTGCTTCAACAACAAACCCAGTAAATTAGCCATTTCCCTGAGAAGTTGATTCAGAAGATTAGAAAAGGGATTCCTAGATTTACGATGCCAAACTCCAATAGCAGTTATTGCAAGGCACTTAATATTGTCAGGCCATGCAATTTAACAAATAGAAACCTAACGATCTTCATCCAGCAGCAGTTGGCAGTGGTGTGTTGGGAATCTTTTAACATAAGAAATATTTGGCAGAAGCAGATGTACACTCCCGTCTGctctccttttctcttctttccccTCACCTTGGTCTGGTCATGGCAGATGTCTGTCCCTTCCATGACCTGGTCTTGCCAGAggggttttttcctgttaaagggagtttttccttcccactgtcgccaagtgctagAGGATTATTTGGGTTTTCTTTCTgatagggtctttaccttagagTATACAGAGCACTGATTTGACtattacacaaataaaaatgaattgaacagagttgaattttattgattttaaaaccTGATGATGTTCTCAACTATAAGTTGTCATTATTCATGAACCAGCTTTTGGATGGAGCACTATACAAGTGATAAGACAATAAAGCTGCCCTCAGTTATCATCGTATTGATTAAAACTAACATGCAGATGTATTTTAGTAGCCAAACTCTGGGATGGAGATGGAGGAACAATATTTCTGCCTGTGAAGAAAACATTGTTTGCAGATGCATGTAGATGAAATGAAACCCGCAGACTTGAGTTATCCAATTTTAAAGGAGCTTTGTTATACAAATAAAAGAGAGACATTTACAATATTAAAAGTTTTGGCCGCAAGGGtatctgtttttaaatctcttgAAATAATCTGGAAGGGTTTGTAGTTGCAGTAgtttaagttttctttttctatccTGCTGAGGAGACTTcagcattttgtttcttttttttcttttcttttttcaatcatCAGGAGGGAGTATTTCAAGGGCTTATCCCAATACTTAACTGCTACCTGGAAAACATGGAGGTGGATGTGGACACCAGGTGCACCATCTTGAATTATCTGAAGCTCATAAAGAAACGTGCCTCAGGTAAAGTGTCATTAAAAGGTTAATACTGAGTAGTCTCATAAGCAAAAGCATTTTTCTCCTTGTAACGCTCCCTAAACGACTTCTCCTGATGTTAAATAGGTGAACTGATGACCATGGCCAAGTGGATGAGGGAATTTGTCGCGAAGCACCCCGACTACAAGCAGGACAGCATCATAACCGACAAGATCAACTACGACCTGCTCAGGAAGTGCGACAGGATTGCTAAAGGAGAGGAGCAGTGCCCTGAGCTCATTGGCAACCCAGTTAACAGATCCCAGTAAACGAGAGAGGAGGGCAAAAAATATTGTAGATGATACAAACATGCATGTAAAGAAAGACCAAAGGTGTGGCTCGGAACAGAAGAGGTCCAATCATATGAGAATGCAAACCGGCATGTGTGTAATGTAAAGAAATGCACCTGCTTCagacatatgtgtgtgtatatactgtatgaGATTTTTATGATTACAATGTTATTTTAATAGATGAGCAATAAGACATGCAAAGGGTAATAGAAATCagatgtgtatttatttttatctggaAATTAAGCCTATCTGTGAGAATGTAAATGTAGCAAAGAGTTGTACAGTAGTCTGCTTTTAATCTCCTGTAAATACTGTACTTCAGCTCTTTAAAACATTAacacaactttttctttttgcctttttaaaatacatttatatgacATGTTTGCTTTGCGCTGCTGACCCAATGCGTTCTCATCCCGGGGAGGTCATAAATTAGATACCGTTGACTGCCAGTCATAGTAACGCACAATGTATTGTTTGGTGGTGGTACTCAATGTGAGAGGACCGTGAGATCTACAACATCTGGGGCAGGTTTGTCAGCCTGGAGATCATGAAGTTCACTTTCTTCCCCCCCACTCAGATTACTTTGTTTtcacttgtttctgtttttgttttgtttactatCACTTGTTGGTTGGGGGATGTGTTTGAGTGAGAACCAATCAGTACTCTGTCGCATATAGGCACTAAAGTGAAACTACTTGATCATATGCGGgcattaaaaactgtttttgtgttggGAGGACGTGAATCCCTTTGCAGTGGTAATCCTGCAATGTGGAggcaaatttttaaaaaagatggaCTGGATGTGACTGACCTGTCTCATGTGACACACCGCCAACTTTGACAAAAACCTCATTATCAGATTCCCCCCGTGGAATGAGAATGAACTGGCTGACGTTGTAGTGGGACCTTTAAATTTGGTGTTGCATTCAAGTGGTAAACAATTGTTTGCAATCTGatgctgttttaaaataaatctgtgcAACAGTAAGCTCATGGGTTTCTATTTAATGGAGTCCCATTTCATTTTGCTCAAATATGATGCAGAAGCCTTGGAACCAACCTACACTTTGCAGTGAATTAATAACGGCTCTAGAGTTGACCTTTTAAGGAATAGTGcgtgtttcaatattttttctgttttggtcaCCTTCTGTTGTAGAAGTCCTGAACCTTGTCACCCACAAGATGGTGGTATTGAACCAGCGTTTCACACAACAGTGACAGATGAGAGCATTACCTCGGTTTGACCTCCAGGATAAAGATAACGATTGTGGTTGGTACAGGCCTACTTATCCtgcaaaagaaatcaaagccCTAGGACCCAATGttctctttaaaataaaatgcccTGGTCTGAATTGATGCATGATTATAGGCTGTGCACAAATATCAGGTTCACACTGTGTACTCATAACAAGAGGACAATCATGCTCTTCTGACAGTAATCTGCAGCTAATGTGCTGTTGGCATGATGATGTGCTGCAATCAATGTTAGGTCTCTTTGTGGAAACAGCGGTCGTTCAGTAACCAGTAGCAGGTCTTCAAAATATTACAGGTTGACCAGTGATTATACAGAAAAACTTCTAAAATGATTATTAGGGGGGATTAAATTAAAAGGGACCATAATGATGACGAAAGATGTTTTAAGCTGTAATCATAGTGGCCATCGGTTgaactgcagcttttctagccTTCCTGTTGTGATAATACAACAACATTCTATCCTGTGATTGTAACAACAAAGAGTAAGGCTTTTCTTAAAGGCATACTAAtcatgggttgttttttttgtttttgttttttttttggggggggggggggggttatagtCTCCACCCCCACTCTGATCAGCAGGGTTTCTATCAGCAGAAGGCAGACGTGTACACACCCTTTTCCAAACCATTGGGAAGGGTCAAATTCAGGGAAAGAAActtctttatttataaatttaaaaggaaaaaggaaagcatGGATGCTTACAAAAAATTAGTGGAAAATTACCGGAGCGTTTAGACAAAGACACCATTGTTTCCTTTAGGATTATACGAAGAccaaaaacagattaaaaatgagttttGATGTTGATCAGATCAGAAACTTAACTTCAActaatttttagtttttctggtTGTTAACATGCATGCTATATCAGATAAATCTGTTAGTTGTATGCTTACAGCTTCTTTCTGTTGTCTCACTTTGGGCAGTATGACACAAGCTTTATCaataagcaggaaaaaaagccCACATAATCATCACTGATtcagttcacttttatttatatggcatcaaatcacaacaacagtcacctcataGTGCTTTATATCTACAGtaacaagcacttggcaacagtgggaaagaaaaacatccttttaacaggaagatacCTCTGgaagagccaggctcagggaggggcatccATCTGCCACGATCAGTTGGGGATGAGGGGACAGAGGCAGGACAAAGGGCACACAagtgagccaga
It encodes:
- the gclc gene encoding glutamate--cysteine ligase catalytic subunit isoform X2, with protein sequence MLVEFDDKDEKVRLVLNGGDVLATLQDQGENINPNHPTLWRPEYGSYMIEGTPGQPYGGTMSEFNTVEGNMRKRRREASSVLNPRETLCTVTAFPRLGCPGFTKPEYRPTPVETGVSKSLFFPDEAINRHPRFSTLTRNIRHRRGEKVVINVPIFKDKCTPSPFVEEFPEDDGEAARAALPDHIYMDAMGFGMGNCCLQVTFQACSIDEARYLYDQLATFCPIVMALSAASPFYRGHVSDIDCRWGVISASVDDRTQEERGLKPLKNNKYRIFKSRYDSIDSYLSCCGEKYNDIDLTIDEEIYKQLLSAGIDKLLAQHIAHLFIRDPLSVFEEKIHLDDENESDHFENLQSTNWQTMRFKPPPPNSDIGWRVEFRPMEVQLTDFENAAYVVFVVLLTRVILSYKLDFIIPLSKVDENMKVAQKRNAVQEGMFYFRKDIFKGCNPVLDGTASAQNGLESDGANEEYTLMSIDTIINGKEGVFQGLIPILNCYLENMEVDVDTRCTILNYLKLIKKRASGELMTMAKWMREFVAKHPDYKQDSIITDKINYDLLRKCDRIAKGEEQCPELIGNPVNRSQ
- the gclc gene encoding glutamate--cysteine ligase catalytic subunit isoform X1, translated to MGLLSQGSPLNWEETRKYADHIRKHGIIQFLNIYNKLKDRQKDVLKWGDEVEYMLVEFDDKDEKVRLVLNGGDVLATLQDQGENINPNHPTLWRPEYGSYMIEGTPGQPYGGTMSEFNTVEGNMRKRRREASSVLNPRETLCTVTAFPRLGCPGFTKPEYRPTPVETGVSKSLFFPDEAINRHPRFSTLTRNIRHRRGEKVVINVPIFKDKCTPSPFVEEFPEDDGEAARAALPDHIYMDAMGFGMGNCCLQVTFQACSIDEARYLYDQLATFCPIVMALSAASPFYRGHVSDIDCRWGVISASVDDRTQEERGLKPLKNNKYRIFKSRYDSIDSYLSCCGEKYNDIDLTIDEEIYKQLLSAGIDKLLAQHIAHLFIRDPLSVFEEKIHLDDENESDHFENLQSTNWQTMRFKPPPPNSDIGWRVEFRPMEVQLTDFENAAYVVFVVLLTRVILSYKLDFIIPLSKVDENMKVAQKRNAVQEGMFYFRKDIFKGCNPVLDGTASAQNGLESDGANEEYTLMSIDTIINGKEGVFQGLIPILNCYLENMEVDVDTRCTILNYLKLIKKRASGELMTMAKWMREFVAKHPDYKQDSIITDKINYDLLRKCDRIAKGEEQCPELIGNPVNRSQ